A single uncultured Acetobacterium sp. DNA region contains:
- a CDS encoding ATP-dependent RecD-like DNA helicase translates to MESIKGTVEHIVFRNSNNGYTVAHFDIDGDLVTVVGNFDELNHGEYLKLTGYWTEHKNYGDQFTMETYAMEIPTSTEGITRYLSSGILPGIGEKTAKAIVARFGEETLDILDNNPERLSEIKGIGKKTLEGIKEVYHEQREVRQIMIQIQDYGISANWAMKLYKTYKFDTISVLLNNPYQMIDDIRGIGFKIADQIANHLGFELNSPGRILAGINYSLGECYNRGNTYMTETELIQTSSRILGVDEDEINAQLGELVLLGRIIQEDVEDQRVYYPRNLYEAEDNTALSMARISQMTYKIANVNIEEKIKDYERDMSIILDNKQREAIAAAMNNGVIVITGGPGTGKTTIINGIVRIFKDLGLKTVLAAPTGRAAKRITETTGNEAKTIHRLLEYEYSQDDDFPSFSKDETNQLDVDAIIVDESSMIDILLMDSLLMAVQPGTRLIMVGDADQLPSVGPGNVLKDIIESGAVKVLSLERIYRQSEESMISVNAFEINHGRFPDINNDSDFLFLNKNDGDKLLRDILELVTTRLPIAKGFDSIHDIQVISPMKNGKVGVINLNRELQAVLNPPRENAAQREFGLVIYREGDKVMQIKNNYRIKWDDTYTMEQGEGIYNGDIGILESISNREKSFAILFNDGKRVTYDFDQMDEITHAYAMTVHKSQGSEFPVVVMPIVGGPPLFLNRKLLYTAVTRAKKLLILMGNQYMFRQMIKSTESQNRQTALRDRIIAYIKHPMV, encoded by the coding sequence ATGGAAAGCATTAAGGGAACGGTGGAGCACATCGTCTTTAGAAATAGCAATAACGGCTACACCGTAGCTCATTTTGACATCGACGGCGATCTCGTAACCGTAGTGGGTAATTTTGACGAACTGAATCACGGGGAATACCTCAAACTGACCGGCTACTGGACCGAACACAAAAATTACGGTGACCAGTTTACAATGGAAACTTATGCCATGGAAATCCCCACTTCCACCGAAGGGATCACCCGGTACTTATCCTCCGGCATCCTCCCCGGTATCGGCGAAAAAACTGCTAAGGCCATTGTCGCCCGTTTTGGTGAAGAAACTTTGGATATCCTGGATAATAACCCCGAGCGTCTGTCCGAAATCAAGGGCATCGGCAAGAAAACCCTGGAAGGGATCAAAGAGGTGTATCACGAGCAACGGGAAGTCCGGCAGATCATGATCCAGATCCAGGACTATGGCATTTCGGCCAACTGGGCCATGAAGCTCTACAAGACCTACAAATTTGACACGATTTCGGTTCTCCTTAACAATCCCTATCAAATGATTGATGACATCCGGGGGATCGGGTTTAAAATTGCCGATCAAATTGCCAACCACCTGGGGTTTGAACTCAATAGTCCTGGCCGTATCCTGGCAGGGATTAATTATTCACTGGGTGAATGCTATAATCGGGGCAATACCTATATGACCGAAACAGAGCTCATTCAAACCAGTTCCCGGATTTTAGGCGTCGACGAAGACGAAATAAATGCTCAACTGGGCGAGCTGGTTTTGTTGGGGCGAATCATCCAGGAGGATGTCGAAGATCAACGGGTTTACTATCCCCGAAACCTCTACGAGGCTGAAGACAACACGGCTCTTTCGATGGCCAGAATCAGCCAGATGACCTATAAAATTGCCAATGTTAATATTGAAGAAAAAATCAAAGATTACGAGCGGGATATGTCAATTATTTTGGACAACAAACAGCGTGAAGCGATTGCCGCGGCGATGAACAACGGCGTTATTGTGATTACCGGTGGCCCGGGAACCGGAAAGACCACCATCATCAATGGGATCGTTCGGATTTTTAAAGACCTCGGTTTAAAAACCGTTCTAGCAGCCCCCACCGGCCGAGCGGCCAAGCGGATTACCGAAACCACTGGCAATGAAGCTAAAACCATCCATCGACTGCTGGAATATGAATATAGCCAGGACGACGATTTCCCCAGTTTCAGCAAAGACGAAACCAACCAACTTGATGTCGACGCCATCATCGTCGATGAATCGTCGATGATTGATATTCTGTTGATGGATAGCCTCCTGATGGCCGTTCAGCCTGGTACCCGCCTGATTATGGTTGGGGATGCCGACCAGTTGCCGTCGGTGGGACCCGGTAACGTCTTAAAGGATATCATTGAAAGCGGTGCCGTTAAGGTGTTGAGCCTGGAGCGGATTTACCGTCAGTCAGAAGAAAGTATGATTTCGGTCAATGCCTTTGAAATCAATCATGGCCGGTTTCCGGATATCAACAACGACAGTGACTTTTTGTTTCTCAATAAAAATGATGGCGATAAGCTCTTGCGGGATATTTTAGAATTAGTGACGACCCGTCTTCCCATTGCCAAAGGTTTCGACAGTATCCATGATATTCAGGTGATTTCCCCCATGAAAAACGGCAAAGTGGGGGTTATCAATCTCAACCGGGAACTTCAGGCGGTCCTCAATCCGCCCCGAGAAAATGCCGCCCAGCGCGAGTTTGGCCTGGTGATTTATCGGGAAGGGGACAAGGTCATGCAGATCAAAAATAATTACCGGATCAAATGGGACGACACCTATACCATGGAACAGGGCGAAGGGATTTACAACGGCGATATCGGCATTCTGGAAAGCATCAGCAACCGCGAAAAATCGTTTGCGATTTTATTTAATGATGGCAAGCGGGTAACCTATGATTTTGACCAAATGGATGAAATCACCCACGCCTATGCAATGACCGTTCACAAAAGCCAGGGCAGCGAGTTCCCAGTTGTGGTCATGCCCATCGTTGGCGGCCCGCCGCTGTTTCTTAACCGAAAACTCCTGTATACCGCCGTTACCCGGGCAAAAAAACTGCTGATCCTGATGGGCAACCAGTATATGTTCCGGCAGATGATCAAATCAACCGAATCCCAAAACCGCCAAACCGCCCTCCGCGACCGCATCATCGCCTACATCAAACACCCGATGGTGTAA
- a CDS encoding NADH-dependent [FeFe] hydrogenase, group A6: MKEITFKINGQEMTVPEGTTILEAARTCNIDIPTLCYLKDVNEIGACRMCLVEIAGARALQAACVYPVANGIEVLTNSPKVREARRVNLELILSNHNRECTTCIRSENCELQSLATDLGVAEIPFEGEKSGKLIDDKSDSIVRDESKCILCKRCVSVCTNVQNVAVLGSVGRGFTSQVQPVFGKSLADVGCIRCGQCIINCPVGALKEKSDIQRVWDAIADPTKTVIVETAPAVRASLGEEFGYPMGTPVTDQMAAALRRLGFDKVFDTGFGADVTIMEEGTELLGRVTNGGVLPMITSCSPGWISYIETYYPEFLPHLSSCKSPQQITGALLKSHYAETNGIDPKDMVVVSVMPCTAKKYELKREELKVDGIPDVDISITTRELARMIKEARIIFDKLPKEDFDDYYGEYTGAAVIFGATGGVMEAAVRTLADILNKKDIQEIDYEMVRGVQGIKTATVDVTPDLAVKLVVASGGSNIDKVMKQLKAGELADTHFIELMGCPGGCVNGGGQSIVPAKEKMDVDIRAERAKALYVSDAKITKYRKSHQSPAVIRIYEEYLGEPNGHKSHHLLHTTYSQKPKLV; this comes from the coding sequence ATGAAAGAGATTACTTTTAAAATAAACGGACAAGAAATGACTGTTCCAGAAGGAACAACTATCTTAGAAGCAGCTAGAACATGTAATATTGACATTCCAACCCTTTGTTACCTGAAAGACGTTAACGAAATTGGTGCATGCCGTATGTGTTTAGTTGAAATTGCAGGAGCAAGAGCTTTACAAGCCGCTTGTGTTTACCCAGTTGCTAATGGCATCGAAGTATTAACAAACTCTCCAAAAGTAAGAGAAGCACGACGCGTAAATCTTGAACTGATTCTTTCAAACCATAACAGAGAATGTACAACTTGTATCCGTAGCGAAAACTGTGAATTACAGTCATTAGCAACTGATTTAGGTGTTGCTGAAATTCCTTTTGAAGGCGAAAAATCGGGAAAATTGATTGATGATAAATCTGACTCAATTGTCCGAGATGAAAGCAAATGTATTCTTTGTAAGCGTTGTGTATCTGTATGTACAAACGTTCAAAATGTTGCCGTTCTTGGTAGCGTAGGCCGTGGATTTACATCACAGGTTCAACCTGTCTTTGGAAAATCATTGGCAGATGTTGGCTGTATCCGATGTGGACAATGTATTATCAATTGCCCAGTTGGCGCTTTAAAAGAAAAATCTGATATTCAGCGAGTTTGGGATGCAATTGCCGATCCAACCAAAACTGTTATCGTAGAAACAGCACCTGCAGTTCGAGCATCTTTGGGTGAAGAATTCGGATACCCAATGGGAACACCTGTTACCGATCAAATGGCAGCAGCCCTGAGAAGACTTGGCTTTGATAAAGTATTTGATACCGGCTTCGGTGCCGATGTTACCATTATGGAAGAAGGAACTGAGCTTCTTGGTCGTGTTACCAACGGCGGCGTTCTGCCAATGATCACATCTTGTTCACCAGGTTGGATTTCATACATCGAAACCTACTACCCAGAATTTTTACCACATCTGTCAAGCTGTAAATCACCACAACAGATTACTGGTGCATTACTAAAAAGCCATTATGCCGAAACAAACGGCATTGATCCTAAAGACATGGTTGTAGTTTCAGTTATGCCATGTACAGCAAAAAAATACGAACTTAAACGAGAAGAATTAAAAGTTGATGGAATTCCTGATGTTGATATTTCAATCACAACTCGCGAACTTGCTCGTATGATTAAAGAAGCCAGAATTATCTTTGATAAACTTCCAAAAGAAGATTTTGATGATTACTATGGCGAATACACTGGAGCAGCTGTTATTTTCGGTGCTACCGGTGGTGTTATGGAAGCGGCAGTACGAACACTTGCTGATATCTTAAACAAAAAAGATATTCAGGAAATTGACTACGAAATGGTTCGTGGTGTTCAAGGGATCAAAACCGCAACTGTTGATGTAACACCTGATCTGGCTGTTAAATTAGTCGTTGCCAGTGGCGGAAGTAACATTGATAAGGTTATGAAACAATTAAAAGCCGGCGAATTAGCTGATACTCATTTCATCGAATTGATGGGATGCCCAGGCGGTTGTGTTAACGGTGGCGGTCAATCCATTGTTCCAGCAAAAGAAAAAATGGATGTTGATATTCGCGCTGAAAGAGCCAAAGCTTTGTATGTTTCAGATGCAAAAATCACAAAATACCGTAAATCACACCAAAGTCCAGCGGTTATCCGTATTTATGAAGAATATTTGGGCGAACCGAATGGTCATAAATCGCATCACCTGCTGCATACGACTTACTCACAAAAACCAAAATTGGTTTAA
- the nuoF gene encoding NADH-quinone oxidoreductase subunit NuoF: protein MAYKRSQILICGGTGCTSSGSMVLVKELKKELVKHDILDEVEVVATGCFGLCELGPVVIVYPEGTFYSRVEATDIAEMVEEHLVKGRPLDRLIYTEKGDGHHPLSINELGFFKKQKRIALANCGVINPENIDEYIGFDGYMALEKVLLTMTPVDVINEVKASGLRGRGGGGFPTGLKWQFAHDAVSEDGVKYVACNADEGDPGAFMDRSVLEGDPHALIEAMAIAGFAVGAAKGYVYVRAEYPIAVTRLQIAIDQAKEYGLLGENIFDTDFGFDLEIRLGAGAFVCGEETALMNSIEGKRGEPRPRPPFPANKGLFGKPTVLNNVETYANIPAIILKGAEWFASVGTEKSKGTKVFALGGKINNTGLLEIPMGTTLREIVFEIGGGIPNGKAFKAAQTGGPSGGCIPASLLDTKIDYDNLIAIGSMMGSGGLIVMDEDNCMVDVARFFLDFTQDESCGKCPPCRIGTKRMLEILERICDGKGVEGDIEKLQELAGGIKASALCGLGQTAPNPVLSTIHYFRDEYEAHIKDKKCPAGVCKHLLDFKINEDTCKGCGICAKKCPADAITGEKKKPYTIDTAKCIKCGACIEACPFGSISKA from the coding sequence ATGGCATATAAACGTTCGCAGATACTGATTTGTGGTGGCACAGGATGTACTTCCTCTGGTTCCATGGTATTGGTAAAGGAATTAAAAAAAGAACTCGTAAAACACGATATACTTGATGAAGTTGAAGTTGTTGCAACCGGTTGTTTTGGTTTGTGTGAACTGGGACCAGTTGTTATTGTTTACCCAGAAGGTACATTCTATAGCCGCGTTGAAGCAACCGATATTGCTGAAATGGTTGAAGAACATCTTGTCAAAGGTCGTCCACTGGATCGACTGATCTACACTGAAAAAGGTGATGGACATCATCCACTGTCAATCAACGAATTAGGATTCTTCAAAAAACAAAAACGTATTGCGTTAGCTAATTGTGGCGTTATCAACCCAGAAAACATTGATGAATACATTGGCTTTGACGGTTACATGGCACTTGAAAAAGTACTGTTAACCATGACACCAGTTGACGTTATTAATGAAGTTAAAGCTTCCGGTCTTCGTGGTCGTGGGGGCGGTGGATTCCCTACCGGTCTTAAATGGCAATTTGCTCATGACGCAGTATCAGAAGACGGCGTAAAATACGTAGCATGTAACGCAGATGAGGGTGACCCGGGCGCATTCATGGATCGTTCCGTATTAGAAGGTGATCCCCATGCATTAATCGAAGCAATGGCGATTGCAGGTTTTGCAGTTGGCGCAGCTAAAGGTTATGTATATGTACGTGCTGAGTATCCAATTGCTGTTACCCGTTTACAAATCGCAATTGACCAGGCAAAAGAATATGGTTTACTAGGTGAAAACATTTTTGATACCGATTTCGGTTTTGATCTTGAAATTCGACTTGGTGCCGGTGCTTTCGTGTGTGGTGAAGAAACAGCATTAATGAACTCAATTGAAGGTAAACGTGGTGAACCGCGTCCACGTCCTCCATTCCCAGCAAACAAAGGTTTATTTGGAAAACCAACCGTTTTAAATAACGTTGAAACATATGCAAATATTCCAGCCATCATCTTAAAAGGCGCAGAATGGTTTGCATCAGTAGGAACCGAAAAATCTAAAGGAACAAAAGTATTCGCACTTGGTGGAAAAATCAATAACACCGGTCTTCTTGAAATCCCAATGGGCACAACCCTGCGAGAAATCGTATTTGAAATCGGTGGTGGTATTCCAAACGGTAAAGCTTTCAAAGCAGCTCAAACCGGTGGACCATCAGGCGGATGTATCCCTGCTTCTTTATTAGATACAAAAATTGATTATGATAACCTGATCGCTATTGGCTCAATGATGGGCTCCGGTGGTTTGATCGTAATGGATGAAGACAACTGTATGGTTGACGTTGCTCGTTTCTTCCTTGACTTTACTCAAGATGAGTCTTGTGGTAAATGCCCACCTTGCCGTATTGGTACTAAGAGAATGTTAGAAATTCTTGAACGAATCTGTGACGGAAAAGGTGTTGAAGGAGATATTGAAAAATTACAAGAATTGGCAGGTGGTATCAAAGCTTCAGCCCTTTGTGGACTGGGACAAACTGCTCCAAACCCTGTTCTTTCAACGATTCACTATTTTAGAGACGAATATGAAGCACATATCAAAGATAAAAAATGTCCTGCCGGCGTATGTAAACATTTGTTAGACTTCAAAATTAATGAAGACACATGTAAAGGTTGTGGTATCTGTGCTAAGAAATGCCCAGCTGATGCGATTACTGGCGAAAAGAAGAAACCATATACCATTGATACTGCAAAATGTATAAAATGTGGTGCCTGTATTGAAGCCTGTCCATTTGGCTCCATTTCCAAGGCTTGA
- a CDS encoding (2Fe-2S) ferredoxin domain-containing protein, with translation MAKSLAELKAIREKKLNEINLRHGKNGYRVVVGMATCGIAAGARPVMVKLMEEVDAKGLVDVTVAQTGCIGSCRLEPIVEVYDANNDKVTYVHMTAEKVARVVDEHLAQGKVVDEYTMTVVDGKVIDPTVKG, from the coding sequence TCGTGAAAAAAAATTAAATGAAATCAATTTACGACATGGCAAAAATGGCTACCGTGTTGTAGTCGGAATGGCAACCTGTGGTATCGCAGCAGGCGCTCGACCAGTCATGGTTAAATTGATGGAAGAAGTGGACGCGAAAGGTTTAGTAGACGTAACTGTTGCTCAAACCGGATGTATTGGCTCATGTCGATTAGAACCGATTGTAGAAGTTTACGATGCCAACAATGACAAAGTAACTTATGTGCACATGACCGCAGAAAAGGTTGCACGAGTTGTAGATGAACACTTGGCTCAAGGCAAAGTGGTTGATGAATATACCATGACTGTGGTTGATGGTAAGGTCATCGATCCAACGGTTAAGGGTTAA